The sequence below is a genomic window from Choristoneura fumiferana unplaced genomic scaffold, NRCan_CFum_1 Sck3bRy_374;HRSCAF=939_pilon, whole genome shotgun sequence.
NNNNNNNNNNNNNNNNNNNNNNNNNNNNNNNNNNNNNNNNNNNNNNNNtagaaaaaaataggtaattaaaaagaagaaaaaactgATTTATCAATATGttagttaattatattttttgtgtagacAAACAAGAAGTTACCATAAAATTTACTGTTTGGTTAGACAGACATAAAGTGaccataattatattgtttgtGTACACAAAACGTAAGTTACTAGAATTTTTCTGTTTATCCGACAAACGTAAAGTAACCGTAATTATACTGTTTGTCCACAAAGTAAAGTGACCAGAGTTGTACTGTTGTCCAGACAACGTAAAGTGACCGTAATTATACTGTTTGTCCAGACAAACGTAAAGTGACCAGAGTTGTATTGTTTGTCCAGACAACGTAAAGTGACCGTAATTATACTGTTTGTCCAGACAAACGTAAAGTGACCGTAATTATACTGTTTGTCCAGACAAACGTAAAGTGACCAGAGTCGTATTGTTTGTCCAGACAACGTAAAGTGACCGTAATTATACTGTTTGTCCAGACAACGTAAAGTGACCGTAATTATACTGTTTGTCCAGACAAACGTAAAGTGACCAGAGTTGTATTGTTTGTCCAGACAACGTAAAGTAACCGTAATTATACTGTTTGTCCAGACAAACGTGAAGTGACCCCGACCGGCTGCGAGGAGTACGACCGCGTGTGCCGTGAGCGCGCGGTGCTGGCGCGGCAGCTGCAAGAGGCCAAGATGGCGCTGGCTGACGTAAAAACCTCCTGGAGCGGACAGATCGCCTCTCTTGAAACACAGGTGTTCAAGTTGTTCTCATTGAaatttattatctgttttactTAACCATGACCAGCATACtaacataaaattcaaaactttttttctacTCTGATGTAGAAAACTTTTATAGGATAgtgttaaattttataatattgtgaTTTTAAATAGAACAAGTCCCTGGTGTGAATTTAAGCAATTTGCTAGTTATTATTGAGAGTGGGGTAGTTAACAGTAGCATTTTTGATtgacctttttattttttggctatTGGTTTTTGATTGCATGAATTTGCATGATACTTTTTTTATGAACCTATACTTTAGTGTAAAAGTGATTGAATTTTGTAATACTGACGTAGTGTCGATTAGTAacacattatttaataattacataTGTGTGGTACTAACACATATgttctttaaaaatatctaataataattataaaatgttatcTATATGAAATTATGAAACAGATTAATAGAAAAATGGGTATGACATCTCATCTTGCTGACCCAAATGTGTCACCTTACCATCTTATTATACTTCTTACATACCTAcacacaatagtacattgtgtcttaagggcggtaaataaggaattacgaacgagattatattagaagcccgaagtctgAGTCGATGTTCGTGATTCTAGTACGCCGTGCgacgtacaatgtttttcatcacatttcgAGTAAAATTggatatttgtaaaagaaaaactatatttttttctgaaattgccgataccgctgactgcgctcttggcagcgccagctcccccc
It includes:
- the LOC141445154 gene encoding uncharacterized protein, with product MLVNYIFCVDKQEVTIKFTVWLDRHKVTIIILFVYTKHKREVTPTGCEEYDRVCRERAVLARQLQEAKMALADVKTSWSGQIASLETQVARLSRQAGEEGAERRIVEMEKKEMQDKLQSMAAELEKTKQNLINSEAKVRFKFYLIDISFLGLLTQKVSASV